From a single Solanum dulcamara chromosome 4, daSolDulc1.2, whole genome shotgun sequence genomic region:
- the LOC129886032 gene encoding viridiflorene synthase-like: protein MALASHLLNNEEEIVRPVANFSPSLWGDRFHSFSLDNQVAENYAQEIETLKEQTRSMLSAASGKTLAEKLNLIDIVERLGIAYHFEKQIDDMLDQIYKADSNFEAHEYNDLNTLSLQFRNLRQHGYNISPKIFSRFQDANGKFKESFSNDIRGLLNLYEASHVRTHGEDILEEALVFSTAHLESAAPHLKSPLSKQVTHALEQSLHKSIPRVETRYFISIYEEEEYKNDVLLRFAKLDYNLLQMLHKHELSEVSRWWKDLDFVTTLPYARDRAVECYFWTMGVYAEPQYSQARVMLAKTIAMISIIDDTFDAYGIVKELEVYTDAIQRWDVSQIDRLPEYMKISFKALLDLYDDYEKELSKDGRSDVVHYAKERMKEIVRNYFVEAKWFIEGYMPPVSEYLSNALATSTYYLLTTTSYLGVKSATKEDFEWLATNPKILEANVTLCRVVDDIATYEVEKGRGQIATGIECYMRDYDVSTEVAMEKFQEMAEIAWKDVNEGILRPTPVSTEILTRILNLARIIDVTYKHNQDGYTHPEKVLKPHIIALLVDSIEI, encoded by the exons ATGGCCCTAGCTAGCCACCTCCTTAACAATGAAGAGGAGATCGTTCGCCCTGTTGCCAATTTCTCTCCAAGTCTTTGGGGTGATCGTTTCCATTCATTCTCTCTTGACAATCAG GTTGCTGAAAACTATGCTCAAGAGATCGAGACTTTGAAGGAACAAACAAGGAGTATGTTGTCAGCTGCTTCTGGAAAAACATTGGCTGAGAAATTGAATCTGATAGACATTGTTGAGCGTCTTGGCATTGCTTATCATTTTGAGAAGCAAATAGACGACATGTTGGATCAAATTTACAAAGCAGATTCAAACTTTGAGGCTCATGAATACAATGATTTAAACACTTTATCCCTTCAATTTCGAAACCTAAGACAACAtggttacaatatctctccaa AAATTTTCAGCAGATTCCAAGATGCGAACGGCAAGTTCAAGGAATCTTTTAGCAACGACATCAGGGGTTTATTGAACTTATACGAAGCTTCACATGTAAGGACTCATGGAGAAGATATTTTGGAAGAGGCACTTGTTTTCTCCACTGCTCATCTTGAGTCTGCAGCTCCACATTTGAAGTCACCTCTGAGTAAACAAGTGACACATGCCCTTGAGCAATCTCTCCATAAGAGCATTCCAAGAGTCGAGACGCGCTACTTCATCTCTATCTACGAAGAGGAGGAATATAAGAATGATGTGTTGCTTCGATTTGCCAAATTGGATTACAACTTACTCCAGATGTTGCACAAACACGAACTCAGTGAAGTATCAAG gtggtggaaagatTTGGATTTTGTGACAACCCTTCCATATGCTAGGGATAGAGCAGTGGAATGTTACTTTTGGACCATGGGTGTGTATGCTGAACCTCAATATTCTCAGGCTCGCGTCATGCTTGCTAAGACTATAGCAATGATTTCGATAATAGATGATACGTTTGATGCTTATGGAATTGTAAAAGAACTCGAGGTTTACACCGATGCCATACAAAG gTGGGATGTGAGTCAAATTGATCGACTCCCAGAATACATGAAAATCAGTTTTAAGGCTCTTTTGGATCTCtatgatgattatgaaaagGAGTTGTCAAAGGATGGCAGATCCGATGTTGTCCACTACGCAAAAGAAAGA ATGAAGGAGATTGTGAGAAACTATTTTGTCGAAGCAAAGTGGTTCATTGAGGGATATATGCCGCCTGTTTCTGAGTATCTTAGCAACGCATTAGCTACCAGCACATATTACTTGCTAACTACGACATCCTATTTGGGAGTGAAGTCAGCTACAAAAGAAGATTTCGAATGGTTGGCTACGAACCCTAAAATTCTTGAAGCCAATGTGACGTTATGCCGAGTTGTTGATGACATAGCAACGTATGAG GTTGAGAAGGGTAGAGGCCAAATTGCAACAGGAATTGAGTGTTATATGAGGGATTATGATGTATCAACTGAAGTAGCAATGGAGAAATTCCAAGAGATGGCTGAGATAGCATGGAAGGATGTAAATGAAGGAATTCTTCGACCAACACCTGTTTCAACAGAAATTCTTACTCGCATTCTCAATCTTGCTCGTATTATAGATGTCACTTACAAGCATAATCAAGATGGATACACTCATCCCGAAAAAGTACTAAAACCTCACATCATCGCGCTACTGGTGGACTCCATTGAGATCTAA